In the genome of Variovorax sp. PAMC26660, the window TGCGCATGGCACGCGCCCGTGGCGTCGACGTGGGCGCGCATGTGGGCTTTCCCGACCTTCTCGGGTTCGGCCGCCGGCCGATGCAGATCGAGCCGAAGGAGCTGGTGGCCTATGTGCTCTATCAGCTGAGCGCGCTGGAAGGCATGGCGCGCACCGCCGGCCATCGCATGACGCACATGAGTTTTCATGGCGCGCTCGGCAACATGGCCGCGGCCGACGCCGCGCTCGCCGAGCCACTGGTGCGCGCCGTGGCGGACTTCGATCCCTCGCTCATCGTCAGTTCTTCCGCCAGCCGCGCCATCGAGGATGCGGCCGCGCGCTGCGGCCTGCGCGTGCGCACTACCTTCCTGGCCGACCGCGCCTGCGACGACGACGGCCTGCTCGTGCCGCGCAAGCTGCCCGATTCGGTGATCCACGACCGCGATACGGTGCTGGCGCGCGTGCACCAGTTGCTGCAAGAGGGCACGGTCACGAGCTACACCGGCAGGAAGATTCCGATGCGCGTGCATTCGATCTTGCTGCACGGCGACACGCCCGGCGCCGTGGACCTGGCCCGCGCCGTGCGTGGCGTGGTCGAGAAGGTGGGGCGGGTGGTGCCCATTTCCAGGCAGTCGGGCTGACGGGTCCGAGGCTCGCCATACCGGGCATGAACATGGTGCTTACCCTTGGTCATATGCACCGATCCCGGGCGACATAAGGGCGGCTTATCGCTCCACAGTCAAACGGTCTTGGCGCCGCGAACAGGCGCTCGATACAGTGAATTCCAGGCAGTCGATCTGCCGTTTCAACGAAAGAAATCAACATGCCGTTTTCCGACTACAAGACCGCGCTGGTGACGGGGGCCTCCTCGGGCATCGGCGCCGCCGTTGTCGAGCGCCTGTGCAAGGAAGGCCTGAAGGTCCATGCATTGGCGCGCAGCGCCGACAAGCTGGCCGAACTGGCCGCGCGCACCGGCTGCATTCCGCACGCCATCGACGTGAGCGACCTCGCGGGCATCACCCGCCTCACGCAAGAGATCGAATTCGACGTGCTGGTCAACAACGCCGGCGTGGACCGGCCTGGCTCCATCCTCAAGGCCGATGCCGAGGGCATCGACCTGCTGGTGGACGTGAACCTGCGCGCCGTGCTGCACCTGTGCCGGCTCGTGGTGCCCGGCATGGCCGCGCGCGACCGGGGCCATGTGGTCAACATCAGTTCCATTGCCGCGGCGTACAACTTCGGCGGCAACAGCACCTACCACGCGACCAAGGCGGCCGTGAGCATGCTGTCGCGCCAGCTGCGCATCGACGTCTTCGGCAAGCGCGTGCGCGTCACCGAAATCTGCCCCGGCCGCGTGGCCACCGACATCTTTGCGCACGTGCACGGCGACTCCGAAGAGACCCACAAGCGCTTCGTCGAAGGCTACGAGCTGCCGCGGGCCGAGGACATCGCGAACGCGATTGCCTTTGCCATCGCGGCGCCCATCGCGGTCAACGTGGGCCACATGGAAATCACGCCCACGCTGCAGGTGCCCGGCGGCCTCTCGACCGCACGCCCCGAAGCGCCGCAGGCCTGACGGCTCCCCACGCCACGCCAAGGAACAGCGCATGAAGGACTTCGACCTGCTGGCGATCCTGCTGAAGCCGGAGTTCGGTGCGATGCTGCTGCACGGCCTGCTGGAAACGCTGAAGATCGCGGCCGGTTCCTGGCTGCTGGCGATGGCCATGGCCGTCGTGCTGCTGGTCGTGCGGCTCACGCCCAACCGCGTGGCCGGCCGGGTGGTGGCTGGCTATGTCTCTTACCACCGCAACGTGCCGACGCTGGTGCAACTCATGCTCTGGTACTTCGGCATCTTCAGCCTGCTGCCCGATGCGCTGCAGGGCTGGCTGTCGGTGCACAACGCCGAGACCCTCCTTTCGATCGTCGCGCTCGGCCTTTGCCAGGCCGCCTACTTCAGCGAAGACATGCGCTCGGGCCTGCGCTCGATTCCGGCCGGGCAGGCCGAGGCCGCGCGCGCCCTGGGCCATGGCTACATCGGCTCGATGCGCCACGTGATGCTGCCGCAGGCGATTCGCAACGCGGTGCCCGCGCTGGTCAACCACAGCGTGTCGCTCTTCAAGAACAGCAGCCTGGCCATGGCCATTGGCGTGGCGGAGCTGACGCATGCGGTGAAGGAGATCGAGAGCCAGAGCTTTCGCACCTTCGAGGCCTACAGCGTGGCAACGGTGCTGTATCTCGTGTGCTCGCTGCTCATCATGGCCGTGGGCGGCTGGCTGTCGCGGCGCTATCGCATCGTCGGGGCGAGGTAAGCCAGCCATGTACAGCATCTACGAAATCCTTCGCGACAACTGGCTGCTGCTGCTCGTCGGCCAGTACCCCAGCGGGCCGCTCGGCGGCATCGTCGCCACGCTGATCCTGTCGGTACTGGGCATCGTGCTGGCGTTTCCGCTGTCGGTGCTGCTGGCGCTCGCGCGGCTGTCGCCCTGGCGCCTGCTGCGCTGGCCGGCCACCGTGCTGGTGTACGTGGTGCGCGGCGTGCCGCTGCTGATGGTGATCCTGTGGGTCTACTTCCTGGTGCCCATCCTCATCGGGCGCGACGTGTCGGGCTTCACCACCATGCTGTGCACGCTGGTGATCTACGAAGGCGCCTACCTGTCGGAAGTGGTGCGGGCCGGCATCCAGGCACTGCCCAAGGGCCAGACCGAGGCGGCACGCGCGCTCGGCCACAGCCACCTGGGCACGATGTGGTTCGTGATCCTGCCGCAGGCGCTCTACAACATGCTGCCCAGCATGCTGAGCCAGTTCATCTCCACCATCAAGGAGACCACGCTGGGCTACGTCATCAACGTGCAGGAACTCACCTTCGCGGCCAACCAGATCAACAACCAGCTGCTGACCAAGCCGTTCCAGGTGTTCTTCATCCTGGCGATGACCTACTACGTCGTCTGCTTCAGCCTGACGCAGCTCGCGCAGTGGCTGGAGCGGCGCATCGCCCACAAGCGGCTCGGCGCGACTTCCGTGAAGACGCCCGAAGCCGGCGTTTCGCTGCCGCCGCCTCCGGTGGTGGTGAACCGGTGAGGCCGCGCCAGACGGCCATCGACAACAAGACCAGGAGACAGATCCATGAACCCCGTTCCACACCCCGCAGGGGATGACACCATGATCCTGTTCTCCAACATCAACAAGTGGTACGGCGATTACCAGGCGCTTGCCGACGTCAACGCCGAAGTGAAGAAGGGCGAGGTCGTGGTGGTCTGCGGGCCTTCGGGCTCCGGCAAGTCCACGCTGATCCGCACCGTCAACCGGCTGGAGGAAGTGAAGTCGGGGCAACTGCTGTTCGACGGCCACGACATCCACGCGCGCATGAGCAGCGTGGCGCTCAACAAGCTGCGCAGCCGCATCGGCTTCGTGTTCCAGAGCTTCAACCTGTTTCCGCATCTGTCGGTGCTGGAGAACATCATGCTGTCGCCCATGCGCGTGCTGGGCGTGAAGCGGGCCGAGGCAAAGGCAAGGGCGGCGCAGCTGCTCGAGCGTGTGGGCCTGTCGAACAAGGCCGGCGCGTACCCGGCCCAGTTGTCGGGCGGCCAGCAGCAGCGCGTGGCAATTGCCCGCGCGCTCGCCATGGAGCCGCCGGCAATGCTGTTCGACGAGCCCACCAGCGCGCTCGACCCCGAGATGGTGGGCGAGGTGCTGTCGGTGATGCGCAGCCTGGCCAACGACGGCATGACCATGATGTGCGTCACGCACGAAATGAACTTCGCCCGCGAGGTGGCCGACCGCGTCTGGTTCATGGACGCGGGCCGCATTCTCGAAAAGGCCGACCCCGAGACCTTTTTCAGCAGCCCGCAGCATCCGCGCGCGCAGCGCTTCCTGTCGGACTTGCGCGCGCACTGAGTCTTCGTTTTTTCTTCCTCGCATTCCTCCAGGAGTTCCCCATGTCGAACAGAACCGCTTTCCGTCTCGGCGCCATCGGCGCCTGTCTTTGCGCCATGTCTTTCGTGGCGCATGCCGACCAGTGGAGCGACATCAGCCAGCGCAAGGAACTGCGCTGCGGGACCTTCGCGGATGTGCCGCCGTTCGCGGCACCCGATCCGAAGACGCGCGAGATGGTGGGTCACGACGTCGACCTGTGCCATGCGTTGGCCAAGGAACTGGGCCTGACTGCCAAGGTCACGCCGCTGTCGGTGGAGGCGCGCGTGCCCGAAGTGAAGCTCGGCCGCGTCGACGTGACCATTGCCAACCTGGCCTACACCAAGAGCCGCGGCGAGCAGATCCAGTTCAGCGACCCGTACTACGTGGCCAAGGAAATGCTGGCGGTGAAGGCGTCCGACCCCGGCACCGCCAAGGCCGACTTCAAGGGCAAGCGCCTGAGCTCGACCAAGGGCTCGACGTCGGAAATGTCGATCAAGATGAACGGCTCGGAGCCGGTGACCTTCCAGGACACGGGCTCGGCCTTCATGGCGGTGCAGCAGAACAAGTCGGTCGGCATGGTGGCCAACACCATGACCATCACCAAGCTGGTCAATCAGTCGAAGACCGATGGCGTGGCGCTGAAGATGATCAAGGAGCCGATGGTGCTGCAGCCCGTCGGCATCGGCATGAAGAAGGACGAGCCGGTGCTGCTGGCAAAGGTGAACACGGCGCTCTATGCGCTGGAGAAATCGGGCGAGCTCGACAGGCTCTGGGCGAAGTGGCTCGGCCCGAACACCGAATACAAGATGGTGCGCGAAGAGAAGGTCACGCCGCTGGCCGACCTCAAGTTCGAACTGCTGCCCTGATCGTCAGACCGCCGAGACGGCGGCGGCACCCGACACGCCGCCAGACCAGACCGGCGGCGTCTTCACGATCGACGTGAGCGAAGGCTCGGCCGGGCGCAGGGTCGACAGGTCGGGGCGCGGCCGGCGCAGTTGCGCATCGCCGGCGAACGCCTTTTCCATCGCATGTGCCGCACCCAGCACCTGGTGGTCGGTCCTGAAGCCGCCCACGATCTGCAGGCCGAAGGGCATGCCCGCGTGGTCCACACCGCACGGCAGCGAGATCGCCGGATGCGTCGTCAGCGTGACCACGTAGGTCAGTGCCAGCCAGCGGTAGTAGTTCGCCTGCTTCTCGCCGTTGATGGTGTCGGCATAGAGCTGCGTCCACGGAAAGGGCGTCACCGGCGTGGTGGGCGAGAGCACGAGGTCGTAGTCGGCAAAGGTCGACTGGAATCGCTTGATGAGGCGCGTCTGCTCGGCCTGCGCCCAGGCGCTGTCGAGCAGGCTCATCCGCGCGCCCATTTCGTAGTTGGCGCGAGAGTTGGGCCCCAGGCTGTTCGGGTCGCGCTCGTAGGCAGCATGCATGCCCGCCACGAAGGCTTCGGCACGCAGCACGTCGAAGCAGCGGTGTGCTTCGCCAAGGTCGAGACTGATTTCATCGCAGCGCCGGAACAGGTGCTGCATCGCATCCATCTTGCGGCGCATCGTGGCGCGGATGCAGTCGTCCACCGCGCAGATGCCGAAGTCGTCGGTCCATGCCACGCGCAGCCGGCTGAGGTCGACGTCGAGCGGCTTGAGGAACGACAGCGGGTCCAGCGGGTAGCTCAACGGATCGCCCGCATGCATGCCGGCCGATGCCGCCATCTGCAGGCAGGCGTCTTCCACGGTGCGACCCATCGGACCGACGACGGAGATCGGTGTCCAGCCCAGCAGTTTTCGCACGCTCGGCACGATGCCCGGCGAAGGCCGGAAGCCGACCACGCCGCACATGGCCGCTGGAATGCGCAAGGAGCCGCCGGTGTCGGAGCCGGTGCACACCGGCAGCATGTCGCAGGCGAGGGCGGCCGCTGAACCACCGGAGGAGCCGCCGGCATTCAGGTTCGGATCGAAAGGGTTGCCGGTGGCGCCCCACACGTCGTTGCGCGAGTTGGCACCCGCGCCCATCTCGGGCACGTTGGTCTTGCCCGCCACGATGGCGCCGGCCTTGCGAAGTCGGGCCACCAGTTCGATGTCTTCCTGCGGCACGTGGTCGCGGTAGATCGACGAACCCCAGGTGGTGAGCAAACCCTCTGTGGGTTCGAGGTCCTTCACGCCGAGGGGCAGCCCGTGCAGCAGCCCCAGCGGGTCGCCCTGCATGACGGCAGCTTCCGCAGCCTCGGCCTCGGTCCTGGCGCGGTCGAAGCAGGTCGCGGTCACGGCGTTGACGAAGGGGTTCACCTGCTCGATGCGCGCGATGCAGGCTTGCAGCAGCTCGACCGGCGAGATCGCCTTGCTGCCGATCAGGCGGCGCAGTTCGACGGCGGATTGTTCGACGAGTTCTGTGGTGTTGGGCATGCGTGTCTTGTCTGCGTGTTCGCGGTTCAGTCGGCGGTGATGCCGGCGCGGGCCGCGACGGCACGCATCAGCGGCAATTCCCTGTTGATCAGTTCGCTCGCCGCGGCGGCATTGCTGTAGGCCGGCTCCAGGCCCTGGGCGTTCAGCTTGGCCCGCGTGTCGGGGTCGGCCATGGTGGCGGCCAGTGCCTTTTCGAGCCGGGCCTTGGTGTCGGCGGGCAGGCCCTTCGGCGCGGCCAGCATCAGCCAGGTGTCCATGTCGATGTCGGCATAGCCGCTCTCGGCCATGGTGGGCACGTCGGGCAGCAGGCTGGAGCGCCTGGCCGTGGTGAGGGCAATGGCCTTGATCTTGCCGCTCTTGAGCTGCGGGATGGCGGCGCTCACGGTGTCGATGCTGAAGGCAACCTGCCCGCCCATCAGGTCGGTCATGGCCGGCGCGCTGCCCTTGTAGGGAACGTGCGTCATCTTCAGGCCCGCCGCGTGCAGGATGGTCTCGCCCGCGAACTGCGCGGTGGTGCCGGTGCCGAACGAGGCGTAGGAATATTTTCCGGGCGATGCCTTCACGTAGTCCACGAACTGCCTGACGGTCTGCACCGGCACCGCGCTGTTCGCAAGCAGGACGAGCCCCGTGCGGCCGGCAATGCCGATCGGCTCGAAGCCCTTGACCGGGTCGTACGGAAGACTGGCGCGGATCGCGGGGTTGACGGTGAAGGTGGTGCCCGAACTCACGAGCAGCGTGTAGCCGTCCGGCGTCGCCTTCGAAACGTAGCTGGCGCCGATGATCGTTCCGGCGCCGGCACGGTTCTCGATGACGACGGGCTGGCCAAGCTCCTTGCCCAGCCGCTGGGCAATGATTCGTCCGTTCACATCGGTCGCGCCGCCCGGCGGAAAGGGGATCACGAGCGTGACCGGCCGCGATGGAAAACCGGACTCCGAGGCAGCGGCAAAAACCGGCGAGAGCCCAAGGCAGAACGTCAGCGCCAAGCCGAGCAACGGGGGGAGTTTCTTCATGCGGGGTGCTCCTGAGAAAACTCATCCTAGGAGCGGGACTCGGCTGCCACAAGCGCAATGTTTAGAATTGTGGATTGCCAAAATGGCAATCCACACGGCGCGTTGCCTGCGGTGCCGCCAACAGAAATTTCATGCGACTTCATGCCCTGCAAGAGACCGCGGTCCGCTACTTTCTCGAGGTGGTGAAAGCCGGCTCGGTGAAGGACGCGGCGCTCAAGCTCAATGTCGCGCCCTCGGCCGTGAGCCGGCAGGTGGCACGACTGGAGCGCGAACTCGACACGCTGCTGTTCGAGCGCCACGCGCGCGGCATGGTGCCCAATGCGGCTGGCGAACTGCTGGCGGCGCATGCCAGGCGAACGCAACAAGACATCGAGCGGGTCGCGAGCGACATCGCAGGCTTGCGCGGCCTGCGCAGCGGGCATGTGCGCGTGGCGAGCACCGAGGGCTTTGCCTTCGACTTCCTGCCGACGCTGATTGCCCGCTTTCGCGACAAGCACCAGGGAATCCGTTTTCACCTGGAGGTCTGCTCGCCCGGCGAGATATCCCGGCGGATTCGTGACGGCGAAGCGGATGTGGGGATCACCTTGAGCGCGGTGTCCGAGCCCGGCATCAAGATCGAGCTGCGCCATCCCAGCCCCATCCTGGCGGTGATGGCGAAGAACCATCCGCTGGCGGCGCAACGACAACTGTCTCTGCGGCAGGTGGTGGCCTATCCGCTGGGACTGCCGTTGCAAGACAGCTCGCTCAGGCAGTTGTTCGACATCAGCTGCAGCAGGCAGGGGCTGCAGTACGTCCAGGCCATGTCCAGCAACCACGCGAATGCGCTGGTGAGCTTTGCGGCCGCGGGTGGCGGCAGCATCGCCTTCTATGGTGCGCTGTCGCTGCGCACGCGCCTTCAGACCAAGGCGCTGGTCGCCATTCCACTGAAGGACCGGGAGATGAACGAGCGCCACCTGGAGGTCGAGACGCTGGCTGGCCGGTCGCTGCCGGATGCGGGGAAGGCGTTCGTGCAGTTCCTGACCGATGCCATCAAGGCTGCTGCC includes:
- a CDS encoding LamB/YcsF family protein — its product is MDIDLNADLGEGFGPWRMGEDEALLDIVSSANVACGFHAGDPVIMDRTVRMARARGVDVGAHVGFPDLLGFGRRPMQIEPKELVAYVLYQLSALEGMARTAGHRMTHMSFHGALGNMAAADAALAEPLVRAVADFDPSLIVSSSASRAIEDAAARCGLRVRTTFLADRACDDDGLLVPRKLPDSVIHDRDTVLARVHQLLQEGTVTSYTGRKIPMRVHSILLHGDTPGAVDLARAVRGVVEKVGRVVPISRQSG
- a CDS encoding LysR family transcriptional regulator, translating into MRLHALQETAVRYFLEVVKAGSVKDAALKLNVAPSAVSRQVARLERELDTLLFERHARGMVPNAAGELLAAHARRTQQDIERVASDIAGLRGLRSGHVRVASTEGFAFDFLPTLIARFRDKHQGIRFHLEVCSPGEISRRIRDGEADVGITLSAVSEPGIKIELRHPSPILAVMAKNHPLAAQRQLSLRQVVAYPLGLPLQDSSLRQLFDISCSRQGLQYVQAMSSNHANALVSFAAAGGGSIAFYGALSLRTRLQTKALVAIPLKDREMNERHLEVETLAGRSLPDAGKAFVQFLTDAIKAAA
- a CDS encoding Bug family tripartite tricarboxylate transporter substrate binding protein encodes the protein MKKLPPLLGLALTFCLGLSPVFAAASESGFPSRPVTLVIPFPPGGATDVNGRIIAQRLGKELGQPVVIENRAGAGTIIGASYVSKATPDGYTLLVSSGTTFTVNPAIRASLPYDPVKGFEPIGIAGRTGLVLLANSAVPVQTVRQFVDYVKASPGKYSYASFGTGTTAQFAGETILHAAGLKMTHVPYKGSAPAMTDLMGGQVAFSIDTVSAAIPQLKSGKIKAIALTTARRSSLLPDVPTMAESGYADIDMDTWLMLAAPKGLPADTKARLEKALAATMADPDTRAKLNAQGLEPAYSNAAAASELINRELPLMRAVAARAGITAD
- a CDS encoding amino acid ABC transporter permease is translated as MYSIYEILRDNWLLLLVGQYPSGPLGGIVATLILSVLGIVLAFPLSVLLALARLSPWRLLRWPATVLVYVVRGVPLLMVILWVYFLVPILIGRDVSGFTTMLCTLVIYEGAYLSEVVRAGIQALPKGQTEAARALGHSHLGTMWFVILPQALYNMLPSMLSQFISTIKETTLGYVINVQELTFAANQINNQLLTKPFQVFFILAMTYYVVCFSLTQLAQWLERRIAHKRLGATSVKTPEAGVSLPPPPVVVNR
- a CDS encoding amidase translates to MPNTTELVEQSAVELRRLIGSKAISPVELLQACIARIEQVNPFVNAVTATCFDRARTEAEAAEAAVMQGDPLGLLHGLPLGVKDLEPTEGLLTTWGSSIYRDHVPQEDIELVARLRKAGAIVAGKTNVPEMGAGANSRNDVWGATGNPFDPNLNAGGSSGGSAAALACDMLPVCTGSDTGGSLRIPAAMCGVVGFRPSPGIVPSVRKLLGWTPISVVGPMGRTVEDACLQMAASAGMHAGDPLSYPLDPLSFLKPLDVDLSRLRVAWTDDFGICAVDDCIRATMRRKMDAMQHLFRRCDEISLDLGEAHRCFDVLRAEAFVAGMHAAYERDPNSLGPNSRANYEMGARMSLLDSAWAQAEQTRLIKRFQSTFADYDLVLSPTTPVTPFPWTQLYADTINGEKQANYYRWLALTYVVTLTTHPAISLPCGVDHAGMPFGLQIVGGFRTDHQVLGAAHAMEKAFAGDAQLRRPRPDLSTLRPAEPSLTSIVKTPPVWSGGVSGAAAVSAV
- a CDS encoding ABC transporter substrate-binding protein; its protein translation is MSNRTAFRLGAIGACLCAMSFVAHADQWSDISQRKELRCGTFADVPPFAAPDPKTREMVGHDVDLCHALAKELGLTAKVTPLSVEARVPEVKLGRVDVTIANLAYTKSRGEQIQFSDPYYVAKEMLAVKASDPGTAKADFKGKRLSSTKGSTSEMSIKMNGSEPVTFQDTGSAFMAVQQNKSVGMVANTMTITKLVNQSKTDGVALKMIKEPMVLQPVGIGMKKDEPVLLAKVNTALYALEKSGELDRLWAKWLGPNTEYKMVREEKVTPLADLKFELLP
- a CDS encoding amino acid ABC transporter permease — encoded protein: MKDFDLLAILLKPEFGAMLLHGLLETLKIAAGSWLLAMAMAVVLLVVRLTPNRVAGRVVAGYVSYHRNVPTLVQLMLWYFGIFSLLPDALQGWLSVHNAETLLSIVALGLCQAAYFSEDMRSGLRSIPAGQAEAARALGHGYIGSMRHVMLPQAIRNAVPALVNHSVSLFKNSSLAMAIGVAELTHAVKEIESQSFRTFEAYSVATVLYLVCSLLIMAVGGWLSRRYRIVGAR
- a CDS encoding SDR family oxidoreductase; the encoded protein is MPFSDYKTALVTGASSGIGAAVVERLCKEGLKVHALARSADKLAELAARTGCIPHAIDVSDLAGITRLTQEIEFDVLVNNAGVDRPGSILKADAEGIDLLVDVNLRAVLHLCRLVVPGMAARDRGHVVNISSIAAAYNFGGNSTYHATKAAVSMLSRQLRIDVFGKRVRVTEICPGRVATDIFAHVHGDSEETHKRFVEGYELPRAEDIANAIAFAIAAPIAVNVGHMEITPTLQVPGGLSTARPEAPQA
- a CDS encoding amino acid ABC transporter ATP-binding protein; this translates as MILFSNINKWYGDYQALADVNAEVKKGEVVVVCGPSGSGKSTLIRTVNRLEEVKSGQLLFDGHDIHARMSSVALNKLRSRIGFVFQSFNLFPHLSVLENIMLSPMRVLGVKRAEAKARAAQLLERVGLSNKAGAYPAQLSGGQQQRVAIARALAMEPPAMLFDEPTSALDPEMVGEVLSVMRSLANDGMTMMCVTHEMNFAREVADRVWFMDAGRILEKADPETFFSSPQHPRAQRFLSDLRAH